The following proteins are encoded in a genomic region of Callospermophilus lateralis isolate mCalLat2 chromosome 5 unlocalized genomic scaffold, mCalLat2.hap1 SUPER_5_unloc_2, whole genome shotgun sequence:
- the LOC143400133 gene encoding olfactory receptor 6F1-like, whose amino-acid sequence MDLANRTAVREFLLLGFSGAPWLQHALFALFLAVYLLSLVGNTLIIFIVLVEATLQTPMYVFLGNLSFLEIWYTTATVPKLLATCLSKAAAISVPGCIVQYYFFFSMGATECILLAVMAYDRYVAICSPLCYSLLMSLQLCLRFAAGSWVGGFSAPLLPTILISRLNFCGPQKIKHFFCDSDPIFKLSCSDTFLAEALGYTCSSVVILSSFLLTMSSYGNIVATVLRLSSLEARKKTFSTCASHLTVVTIYYGTIIFAYVRPPAKYNFTIGKVISVFYCVVTPLVNPLIYTLRNKDVKKAFRKILAQKRFLLTRNRQEF is encoded by the coding sequence ATGGACCTGGCCAACAGGACAGCGGTGAGGGAGTTCCTTCTACTGGGGTTCTCGGGAGCGCCCTGGCTGCAGCACGCGCTTTTTGCGTTGTTCCTGGCCGTGTACCTGCTCTCCCTGGTGGGAAACACCCTCATCATCTTCATCGTTCTGGTGGAGGCCACGCTGCAGACACCCATGTACGTTTTCCTAGGAAACCTGTCCTTCCTGGAGATCTGGTACACCACAGCCACAGTGCCTAAGCTGCTGGCCACCTGCCTGTCCAAGGCCGCGGCCATCTCTGTCCCTGGCTGCATTGTCCAGTACTACTTCTTCTTCTCCATGGGGGCCACTGAGTGCATCTTGCTGGCGGTGATGGCCTACGACCGGTATGTGGCCATCTGCAGCCCTCTCTGCTACTCCCTTCTCATGAGCCTTCAGCTCTGCCTGCGCTTTGCAGCTGGGTCTTGGGTTGGGGGCTTCTCGGCCCCCCTCCTACCTACCATACTCATCTCTCGCCTGAACTTCTGTGGCCCCCAGAAGATCAAACACTTCTTCTGTGACTCAGACCCCATTTTTAAACTTTCCTGCTCAGACACGTTCTTGGCTGAGGCCTTGGGCTACACCTGCAGCTCTGTGGTGATTCTCAGCTCCTTCCTCCTCACCATGTCCTCCTACGGCAACATTGTGGCCACCGTCCTCAGGCTGTCCTCCCTAGAGGCTCGGAAGAAGACCTTCTCCACCTGTGCCTCCCACCTCACCGTGGTCACCATCTACTACGGCACCATCATCTTCGCCTACGTCCGCCCTCCTGCCAAGTACAACTTCACCATTGGCAAAGTGATCTCCGTGTTCTACTGCGTGGTCACCCCGCTGGTGAACCCACTCATATATACCCTGAGAAACAAAGACGTGAAGAAAGCATTCAGGAAAATTCTGGCACAGAAGAGATTCCTCTTGACCAGAAACAGACAGGAGTTTTGA